The sequence GTAGGACTCAGAGGCAGTAGGACTCAGACGTGATCAGCCCGTACAGGGTCAAAGTACGTAGTGAGTGGTGGCTCCTCGCCGTCTCGGATCCAACTCAACCATGGTAGTTCCAATAACGCTTCGAGACGAGGTGGCAGTCGATCGATAGCAAACCAGTCCGCTCCCGATGTTTCGAGCGGGTGCGGTCGCAGTTCACCACCGTCGGCTTGACAGAGGAAGATTGAGCTATACATTGCGACCCGGGTGAACCCCAGTCGCATGCCATCAAGGACCGCGAGTAGACGCGTCGGCGTGCAGCGAATCCCCGTCTCTTCCTGGACCTCCTTCACGACCACCTCAGCTGGCGAGTATCCAACGTCGGCCCAACCTGTGGGGTAAAGCCAGACTCCACTATCTGCTCGGCGAACGAGGAGCATGCGCTGCGATGAATCGAGTACAATGGCGCCAACCGCGGTCTTTGGCGTCACATAGCCTGGAACCCCTCGTGGCCCCTCCTCCGTCAACACTGATGCATCAACTCCGGCGTTTTGGGAGAGACCTGCCTGTTGCATTCGGCCGACCACCTTAAGGATTTCGTCGTAACGTTCACGCTCATAGAGTGAATCACTGAATGCTAGCCCCGTCTGAGCAATGGCGGCCAGCGACAGGATCCACTGCGCCAGCTCGTTCACTGATGCTGGACCTCGAGGGTCGTCTGTCGCCCCCTGACTACCTCGGTCGATTTCACCCACTCAACATATTCCTTCGCTCACCATAAGCCTAGGACTGGTACGCTACAGGGGTGGCCATTCAAGAGACCTGCAAACACTATGTTCTACAAACACTCCCTTCAGGAGAGCGCATTCAAAGGTGCAGGCTCAAAGCCAACCTTGATCTCCCGTTCGCCTGTCCACCTGATTGCCTCTTCTATGAGGCCCGTACGCGAGTGACCAAAATTGGCTGGGAGATCCCAAAACGCAAGGATGATTAGCCGCGCGTCGGTTCTTCAGTCAGGGCGCGCAATCTGCGGGCCTTGGCTACGCCCCAGGCGAGGTGCAACGCGGACAGATCCGAATCGATATCCACTGCACTAGCAGGCAGGAGGCCACGCCGCTGCAGGGCTGGCGTGCTCGCAGCACAACCGTTTTCGGCCAGCCCTTCCATGATCCGACGGCGAATCAGCCCCACCGGGGGCTCTCGCTGTGTCTCTGCCGGCGCTCCAAGGAGCAGCGCCAACTCCGACTCAACTTGGCGCTGCAGCTCCGTGAGCCAGTCGAGATCGACCTCACCTTCGCGCACCAACTCTGCCTCGACTCTCGCGAAGTACGCCGGCATCGCCATCGTGAGACCATCAAGGAATGCTGCTGAAATTCTCCCAAACTCCTCTTGGGTCACCGGTTCACTGAGCGTCATCGTCCCCCTCAATCATCTCCACCTCAACTCCAACAGATGTCAGCCAATCAGTCGCAGCAGCCACTGAGTTCTCATGGCCCTCCAACGTGCAAACGATCCACCCGAGATCGTCTTCAACGTTTGCCCGCTTGATATTGGCAATCACGCCGTAGTTCTCCACCAGTTCCGCAATAATGGGCTGACCGATGAGCGCGCCCTCATACCACAGCTTGACGATCACCTTCATCGCCGCTTGCCCCCTTGAGCACCCGGTTCAACGAACCGCTCCGGAATCCTCCTAAATCGAGCGTACTATAGACAAATCCGAGTCGCTCGGCTTCGGCGACAATTTGCTCACGATTGGCCAACATCCGCTGGAACATCTCCGGGGGTAGCTCGATTCTCGCGATGTCGCCATGGTGGCGTACCCTAACGACCGAGAGGCCAAGACGATGAAGAAATCGCTCAAGGCGCTCCACAGCACTCAGCCGCTGGATCGTGACGGGCACCCCATAGGGAATGCGTGAGGCTAGACAAGCCGAAGCTGGCTTATCCGCAAGCTCCCCGAGCCCTAACGAGCGAGCTATCGACCGGATCATGGACTTGTCTACCCCACACTCCACAAAGGGCGAAGCGACTCCAAACTCATCCGCAGCTCGCAGGCCCGGACGGTAGTCACCCAGATCGTCAAGGTTGGTCCCGACGACAATCGTCGCCTTCCGATGAAGCGCAATGGGCAAAAGCTCCTCAAAAAGATGACTTTTGCAGACGTAGCATCGGTCTGGTGCATTCTGGACATAGTTCGGGTCTTGGATCTCATCAGTGTGAACCTCCATGAAGTTCAACGACTCTCGCTGCACAAAGCCTCGAACGCCTTCGAGTTCTTCTTGCGATAACGACGGAGAAACCGCCGTCACCGCCAACGCGTGATCACCGAGCGACCTGTTCGCCATCGCCGCAAGGACAGCAGAATCGACCCCACCAGAGAGGGCCACCACCACGTTGCCGACACCTAAAAACCAGCGTCGAACTTCGCTGATTTTATCATCGACCAAGGACGTGTCTACATCCACCGCCATGCTCGGCATCCTCCTTCCAGCGCTTTCGCGTGCCCCAAAGGACTAATTTTCAGCAAAGAGGGAGGAGAAGACTACCTCAGGATCCTGGAGAACTCCGACGTAGAACGGACCAAACTCTGCATACACCGCCGACACCTCGTCGTAGCGCATCGTATAGACCACGTCCTTCAAATCATCTGGGTGGCGAGCAAATAGCGTCACACCCCACTCCCAATCACTCACGCCGGTCGCACCGGTCACCAACTGGGTGACACGGCCAGCGAATTTTCTCCCCGACGAACCGTGCTCTCCCATGAGGTGCTCGCGCTCATCAAAGCCAAGTGCATACCAATTTTGATCAACGTTGCGACGCTTAGCCATTGGGTAGAAACACCACGCATCCTTACCTTTGGGCGGCAATTTTGGGTACAGACGCGGTCGCTTACGCTCCTCGGTGATATTACGTGCATACTCAGAGACTTCGGTGATGGAGAAAAATGAA is a genomic window of Ferrimicrobium sp. containing:
- a CDS encoding NIL domain-containing protein, whose product is MKVIVKLWYEGALIGQPIIAELVENYGVIANIKRANVEDDLGWIVCTLEGHENSVAAATDWLTSVGVEVEMIEGDDDAQ
- the larE gene encoding ATP-dependent sacrificial sulfur transferase LarE, with translation MAVDVDTSLVDDKISEVRRWFLGVGNVVVALSGGVDSAVLAAMANRSLGDHALAVTAVSPSLSQEELEGVRGFVQRESLNFMEVHTDEIQDPNYVQNAPDRCYVCKSHLFEELLPIALHRKATIVVGTNLDDLGDYRPGLRAADEFGVASPFVECGVDKSMIRSIARSLGLGELADKPASACLASRIPYGVPVTIQRLSAVERLERFLHRLGLSVVRVRHHGDIARIELPPEMFQRMLANREQIVAEAERLGFVYSTLDLGGFRSGSLNRVLKGASGDEGDRQAVV
- a CDS encoding chlorite dismutase family protein, translating into MVRDEEMMQPEELSQGADELEVPCSEVTEGLNVLHLFGDATKDFDPELATARVKQAIERGTQVLTVATLGHRCEVAIMALDRDLLGLRRLQLDLRRAGLVFSDSFFSITEVSEYARNITEERKRPRLYPKLPPKGKDAWCFYPMAKRRNVDQNWYALGFDEREHLMGEHGSSGRKFAGRVTQLVTGATGVSDWEWGVTLFARHPDDLKDVVYTMRYDEVSAVYAEFGPFYVGVLQDPEVVFSSLFAEN
- a CDS encoding NUDIX hydrolase N-terminal domain-containing protein, which codes for MGEIDRGSQGATDDPRGPASVNELAQWILSLAAIAQTGLAFSDSLYERERYDEILKVVGRMQQAGLSQNAGVDASVLTEEGPRGVPGYVTPKTAVGAIVLDSSQRMLLVRRADSGVWLYPTGWADVGYSPAEVVVKEVQEETGIRCTPTRLLAVLDGMRLGFTRVAMYSSIFLCQADGGELRPHPLETSGADWFAIDRLPPRLEALLELPWLSWIRDGEEPPLTTYFDPVRADHV